The window GTTTTTTTTTCCGTGGAAACCGACAATCGGACCGGCACGGTGCGCCCGGCCGCTTCCTCGAGGGCGACGAGGAGCGGCTCCCACTTGTCCTTCTCCTTCAACCGGTCGAGCATCATCTCGTGGCCGCAGGTGACGACGAATTCGTCCCCCTGCATCTCTCCCCGCATCTGGGAGAGGAGGCCGAGCAGAACCGTCTTTTTCTTCCCCTCGAGGATTCGCCGGACGGCGTCCCAGAGCCCGGCGTCCGCACGGGGGGCCGGCTTGTGGGAGAACGTCGCCGACGGGGCCGCGGAGGGACGAGCGACGGGCGGCGAAGCCGGGCGGGGCGCGGGTGCCTTTTGTGCGACCGCCTTCGCGGCTCCCGCCGCTTCCGCCTTCGCGGCTCCCGCCGCTTCGGCGGACAAGTCGGCGGACAAGCCGAGCGCCTCGACGGAGAGCAACCCCTGGGCATTGGCGAGGCGCAGCAGGAGCAGCTCGAACCCGAGGTGCGGGAATTCGGTCGCCAGCACGTCCCGCTCGGACCGGAACGCGATGTCGAGGAGGAGCATCCACTCCTCCCGGGCGCGGCGCGCCGTCAGCTCCCGCATCCGGTCGAGGGACGCGGGGGAGTGGCGGAAGAGGAGCGCTTCCTGGCCGGTGAAGGAGAGGACCGCGGCGTCGCGCAGGACGTCGATCAGGGACAGGTACAGGTACTTGAGATCCGCGCCGCGGGAGAGCAGGGAGGCGAACCGGGTCAGGGCCGGCCCCGCGCCATCGAGGACGGCGGCGGAGACAAGGTCGATCGCCGCCTCGACCCCGACCAGCCCGAGCATCCCCTCGACCAGCGCCGCGGTGACGCTGCCGCCGCCGGAAACCGCCGCCTGCTCAAAGAGGGATTGCCCGTCGCGCATCGATCCGAAGGCGTACCGCGCCATGAGGGCGAGGGCGTCCTCCTCGGCGGAGATCCCTTCCACGCGGGCCATC of the Deltaproteobacteria bacterium genome contains:
- the dnaX gene encoding DNA polymerase III subunit gamma/tau; protein product: MAYEALARKWRPKTFDEIVGQGHVTRALANAITSGKIHHAYLFSGTRGVGKTTFARILARALNCEKGPTPTPCLTCPSCVEVGAGTDVQEIDGASHTGIDDIRSLRENAAYAPSRLRYKVYIIDEVHMLSKQAFNGLLKTLEEPPPHVVFILATTEPNRIPDTILSRVQRFDFRMLTDAEVRGRLSEMARVEGISAEEDALALMARYAFGSMRDGQSLFEQAAVSGGGSVTAALVEGMLGLVGVEAAIDLVSAAVLDGAGPALTRFASLLSRGADLKYLYLSLIDVLRDAAVLSFTGQEALLFRHSPASLDRMRELTARRAREEWMLLLDIAFRSERDVLATEFPHLGFELLLLRLANAQGLLSVEALGLSADLSAEAAGAAKAEAAGAAKAVAQKAPAPRPASPPVARPSAAPSATFSHKPAPRADAGLWDAVRRILEGKKKTVLLGLLSQMRGEMQGDEFVVTCGHEMMLDRLKEKDKWEPLLVALEEAAGRTVPVRLSVSTEKKTPEPDAVAPGDVGLERKALEEPAVLEILRTFEGSMLVKVQPAPPVEVPRNEVAADEDAGVSEFPEPVEEGG